The following proteins are encoded in a genomic region of Gimesia algae:
- a CDS encoding PQQ-like beta-propeller repeat protein — protein sequence MNRLLSNRCFTPTLRILLIVCCSLTALTALQAENWPRFRGADGSGISDEKGFPLEWTEKDYAWHMELPGIGHSSPTIWENNLFVTSAIDDGETRYLFCIDPKTGKEKWRRETKLKKSHKHRKGSWASSTPATDGEHVYVEFADEESYLLIAYDLEGNKIWERNLGAFMSQHGHGSSPIIYKDLVIATNDQQGPSFVTAFNKLTGKTVWQAERAVRRTSYATPIIINHPNTGPQLICVSGATGVSSLDPETGKLNWTTGEFPQRTVSSPVYGEGLIFATCGGGGRGKLLYGVDPSGSGNIKESHIKYQRSAKLPYVPTPVVYEGHLYLWGDAGVVSCVDLATQTNIWTERVDGDFSSSPVCINGVLYCINENGDLAMIEASPQFKSHGKVKLGDPSHATVVVANGQMFLRTFKNLYCLQPAK from the coding sequence ATGAACAGACTACTTTCCAACCGCTGTTTTACTCCTACCCTGCGGATCCTGCTGATTGTATGCTGCTCGCTTACAGCTCTGACCGCACTGCAGGCAGAGAACTGGCCTCGCTTTCGGGGAGCCGACGGCTCAGGTATTTCGGATGAAAAAGGCTTCCCGCTGGAGTGGACCGAGAAAGACTACGCCTGGCACATGGAACTGCCTGGAATAGGACACTCGTCACCTACCATCTGGGAAAATAACCTGTTTGTCACATCGGCCATCGATGATGGCGAAACCCGCTATCTGTTCTGCATCGACCCTAAAACCGGAAAAGAAAAATGGCGCCGGGAAACCAAACTCAAAAAGAGCCATAAACATCGCAAGGGGAGCTGGGCTTCCAGCACTCCCGCCACCGACGGCGAACATGTCTATGTCGAATTTGCGGATGAAGAATCCTATCTGCTGATTGCCTACGATCTGGAAGGCAACAAAATCTGGGAACGCAACCTGGGAGCCTTTATGAGCCAGCACGGGCATGGCAGCTCTCCCATCATCTATAAAGACCTGGTCATCGCCACCAACGACCAACAGGGTCCCAGTTTTGTCACCGCGTTTAATAAACTGACCGGCAAAACAGTCTGGCAGGCAGAGCGGGCGGTCCGTCGGACTTCCTATGCGACCCCCATCATTATCAATCACCCCAATACCGGACCGCAACTGATTTGTGTCAGCGGGGCAACAGGCGTCAGCAGCCTCGATCCCGAAACTGGGAAACTGAACTGGACCACGGGAGAGTTTCCTCAGCGAACGGTTTCTTCCCCCGTGTATGGCGAAGGCCTGATTTTCGCAACCTGCGGCGGCGGCGGCAGAGGTAAGCTGCTGTACGGCGTAGATCCTTCCGGCTCCGGTAACATCAAAGAGAGCCACATCAAATATCAGCGTTCTGCCAAGCTCCCCTACGTTCCGACTCCGGTTGTCTACGAAGGACACCTCTACCTCTGGGGAGATGCCGGCGTCGTCAGTTGTGTCGATCTGGCAACTCAGACAAACATCTGGACGGAACGTGTTGACGGCGACTTCAGCAGCTCTCCCGTCTGCATTAACGGCGTCCTGTACTGCATCAACGAAAATGGTGATCTCGCTATGATTGAAGCTTCGCCCCAGTTCAAATCGCACGGAAAGGTCAAACTCGGAGACCCCAGTCATGCGACCGTAGTCGTTGCTAATGGCCAGATGTTTCTGCGGACCTTTAAAAACCTGTATTGCCTGCAACCTGCAAAATAA
- the rplT gene encoding 50S ribosomal protein L20, giving the protein MRVRKGAARRRAKKRLFKEARGNVGGRSKLLRTVKETLIRARVYAYRDRRVRKREFRALWVTRITAACRARGTNYSQFINGLTKAGITLNRKSLSELAIYQPQIFDEIVKAAQAALAV; this is encoded by the coding sequence ATGCGAGTTCGAAAAGGTGCAGCTCGACGTCGAGCCAAGAAAAGACTGTTCAAAGAAGCCCGCGGTAATGTTGGTGGTCGCAGTAAACTGCTGCGAACCGTCAAAGAAACCCTGATTCGTGCCCGGGTATACGCCTACCGTGACCGCCGCGTTCGCAAACGCGAGTTCCGTGCTTTGTGGGTGACTCGAATCACCGCTGCCTGCCGCGCACGAGGCACGAATTACTCCCAGTTTATCAATGGTCTGACAAAAGCAGGGATCACCCTGAACCGTAAATCACTGAGTGAACTGGCAATTTATCAGCCACAGATCTTTGATGAAATTGTGAAAGCTGCTCAGGCCGCTTTAGCAGTTTAA
- the rpmI gene encoding 50S ribosomal protein L35: MPKQKTHKGIKKRFKITASGKAKHRKAFRGHILSKKSPKRKIRLRGDGIVTGAEAKLIVNALRPSS; encoded by the coding sequence ATGCCTAAGCAAAAGACACATAAAGGAATTAAGAAGCGGTTCAAGATCACCGCTTCTGGTAAAGCCAAGCACAGGAAAGCGTTTCGTGGTCACATTCTCAGTAAGAAGAGCCCTAAGCGAAAAATCAGACTTCGCGGTGATGGTATCGTGACTGGCGCGGAAGCAAAGCTGATTGTGAATGCCCTGCGTCCCAGTTCATAA
- the fliM gene encoding flagellar motor switch protein FliM, whose protein sequence is MADVLSQNEVESLLSALDPSANSSSGASRPTTRNTDFNSQISIYDFKRPERVSKEQMRAFRALHESFSREFGAALSGMLRSIIEVKLISVDQLTYSEFVFSLENPTCFNLLESETLEGHIILDISPSIIFPIIDRLLGGDGHSHGAYPNRALTEIEIRLVSRITGLAIEGIESAWSNLCDWKLRVSQVESNPQLVQIVPPNEVIVLISFEVTMGETRGIINLCIPFNTIEPLSNKLTSDTWSAYKKKSPDLRQQLNLEASVSKSKIAMRVELDNSKLTAGEVLNLAVGDVIMCNKGSAQSLTVELEGSPVFTAFPGVYKGHKAISIEKMLAIPRDVIEERLKSSEAATG, encoded by the coding sequence ATGGCAGACGTACTCAGTCAAAACGAAGTCGAGTCGCTCTTATCGGCGTTAGATCCCTCTGCAAACAGCAGCAGCGGGGCGAGCCGTCCTACGACGCGGAATACCGACTTCAATTCCCAGATCAGTATTTATGACTTCAAACGTCCCGAACGCGTCAGCAAAGAGCAGATGCGGGCCTTTCGCGCCTTGCATGAGAGCTTCAGTCGGGAATTTGGTGCTGCCCTCAGTGGGATGTTGCGCTCCATCATTGAAGTCAAGCTGATCAGTGTCGACCAGTTGACCTATAGTGAATTTGTTTTCAGTCTGGAAAACCCGACCTGCTTCAATCTACTTGAGTCAGAAACCCTGGAAGGACACATCATCCTGGATATCAGCCCGTCGATCATTTTTCCGATCATCGACCGGTTGTTAGGCGGGGATGGGCATTCTCACGGCGCATACCCGAATCGAGCGTTGACGGAAATTGAAATCCGTCTGGTTTCCCGCATCACGGGTCTCGCGATTGAGGGGATCGAATCTGCCTGGAGTAATCTGTGTGATTGGAAACTACGGGTATCTCAGGTAGAAAGTAATCCTCAACTGGTACAGATTGTCCCTCCCAACGAAGTGATCGTGCTGATCTCTTTTGAAGTCACGATGGGGGAAACTCGGGGGATTATCAATCTCTGTATTCCCTTTAATACGATTGAGCCACTGTCTAACAAGTTGACCTCCGATACCTGGTCTGCGTACAAGAAGAAGTCTCCAGATTTGAGACAGCAGCTGAATCTGGAAGCCAGTGTCTCCAAGTCGAAAATTGCGATGCGAGTCGAACTGGACAACAGTAAACTGACGGCAGGCGAAGTTCTGAATCTGGCTGTGGGTGATGTGATCATGTGCAACAAAGGGAGTGCTCAAAGTTTGACGGTTGAACTGGAAGGCTCCCCGGTCTTTACAGCTTTCCCGGGCGTGTATAAAGGCCATAAAGCCATCAGTATCGAGAAAATGCTGGCAATCCCGCGGGATGTGATCGAAGAACGTCTGAAAAGTTCGGAAGCAGCGACTGGTTAA
- a CDS encoding glutamate-5-semialdehyde dehydrogenase, with protein MTELDLAQYTEQLASQARDASRKLVSLNGNQKNAWLRRMIELIRERTPDLLEANAVDIEQAPEYGLTEASIDRLRLTEARLQGIITALEEIIALPNPIGEIIDSNIRPNGLLVTRVRVPLGVVFFIYESRPNVTIDAAALCVKSGNAVILRGGKEAFHSNIAFYKLLQEGLRDVALPEEAVQLVETTDREAVGHFLKLNEYIDVTIPRGGKGLIERVARDATMPVIKHFDGVCHVYLDKSADPELAESITVNSKCQRPGVCNAAESLLVHIDVAETIYPRVSEALQAQGVELRCCPRSLELTPGAKAATEEDYGTEYGAKIISVKIVNDMDEAIRHIHQYGSGHTESIVTTELAASEKFTTQVDSAAVIVNASTRFNDGGEFGLGAEIGISTDKFHARGPCGLNELTSYKYVAHGAGQIRE; from the coding sequence ATGACAGAATTAGACCTGGCTCAATATACAGAACAGTTGGCATCGCAGGCGCGAGACGCGTCACGGAAACTGGTTTCCTTGAATGGAAATCAGAAGAACGCCTGGCTGCGCCGTATGATTGAGCTGATTCGTGAGCGGACACCGGATCTGCTGGAAGCAAATGCCGTCGATATCGAACAGGCACCCGAGTATGGGCTGACGGAAGCTTCGATTGATCGACTGCGATTGACCGAGGCCCGACTGCAGGGAATTATCACGGCTCTGGAAGAGATCATCGCACTGCCGAATCCGATTGGCGAAATCATTGACAGTAATATTCGCCCGAATGGCCTGCTGGTCACTCGCGTGCGGGTCCCCCTGGGAGTTGTGTTCTTCATTTATGAGTCACGACCTAATGTGACCATCGATGCGGCTGCCTTGTGTGTCAAAAGCGGAAACGCCGTGATTTTAAGAGGCGGAAAAGAAGCATTTCACAGCAATATCGCTTTCTATAAGCTGCTGCAGGAGGGGCTGCGTGATGTCGCTCTTCCGGAAGAGGCAGTGCAACTGGTCGAAACAACAGACCGCGAAGCAGTAGGGCATTTTCTGAAACTGAATGAATACATTGACGTGACGATTCCCCGTGGCGGAAAAGGTCTGATCGAACGCGTAGCCCGCGATGCGACGATGCCGGTCATCAAACATTTTGACGGCGTTTGTCACGTATATCTCGACAAATCAGCCGATCCGGAGCTGGCGGAGTCGATTACGGTGAACAGTAAATGTCAGCGCCCCGGTGTATGCAATGCGGCAGAAAGTCTGCTGGTGCATATTGATGTCGCTGAAACGATTTATCCACGGGTGTCAGAGGCGCTGCAGGCGCAGGGGGTCGAACTGCGCTGCTGTCCGCGTTCGCTGGAATTGACACCGGGAGCAAAAGCAGCGACTGAAGAAGATTATGGCACGGAATACGGAGCCAAAATTATCTCTGTCAAAATTGTGAATGACATGGATGAAGCGATCCGGCATATTCATCAATATGGATCGGGGCATACAGAGTCGATCGTCACAACAGAACTGGCGGCGTCTGAGAAATTCACGACACAAGTCGATTCGGCGGCAGTGATCGTCAATGCCAGCACGCGTTTCAATGATGGTGGAGAATTTGGACTGGGGGCGGAAATCGGAATCAGTACCGATAAATTTCACGCTCGTGGTCCCTGTGGATTAAATGAACTGACCAGTTATAAGTATGTGGCCCATGGAGCAGGGCAGATTCGAGAGTAG
- a CDS encoding Crp/Fnr family transcriptional regulator: MISTEELINDCVLFQSVTPTEMEELLYYSEAEEFSEGSRILDEGNSTRYLWIIKSGSCEVRKKLANGSEQTLTQLSPLSVFGEMSFFKPAPHSASVVAVTDVEVVRIPGREFDQMLKEGAQGAQKVVFNTVRIMSDRLRMMDKWSAEMAESCGSQTRNAEWHDFRSKLYSDWKF, from the coding sequence ATGATATCCACAGAGGAACTGATCAATGATTGTGTTCTGTTTCAGTCTGTGACTCCGACTGAAATGGAAGAATTGCTCTATTACTCTGAAGCAGAGGAATTTTCTGAAGGGTCTCGTATCCTGGACGAAGGGAATTCCACACGCTATCTCTGGATTATTAAAAGTGGTTCCTGTGAGGTGCGTAAAAAACTGGCCAATGGAAGTGAGCAGACCCTGACTCAGTTAAGTCCGCTGTCTGTTTTCGGCGAAATGTCGTTTTTCAAGCCGGCTCCTCACTCGGCGAGTGTGGTTGCTGTCACAGATGTGGAAGTGGTGCGGATTCCTGGTCGAGAATTCGATCAGATGTTGAAAGAAGGGGCCCAAGGGGCTCAGAAGGTCGTGTTTAATACCGTGCGGATCATGTCGGACCGGCTGCGGATGATGGATAAATGGTCAGCGGAAATGGCAGAGAGCTGCGGTTCCCAGACCAGAAATGCAGAATGGCACGACTTCCGATCAAAGCTGTACTCAGACTGGAAATTTTAG
- a CDS encoding Glu/Leu/Phe/Val family dehydrogenase codes for MSSYETACRYFDQASRQVGLSKNMQDLLRTPEREVKVEVAIERDNGEIATYIGYRVQHDSSRGPMKGGLRFHPEVNGDEVLALASLMTWKTALVNIPYGGAKGGISVDTSKLSQGELERVTRKFIDKIYDVIGPLKDIPAPDMGTNAQVMAWIMNQYEKYRGFNPACVTGKPLELHGADGREEATGRGVAMVTRDTLDHMKIDMTGVTVAIQGFGNVGSYTAHFLDEFGAKIVAVSDASGGIYSADGINIPKLIEYTKDTGAVKGFPETEALSNEELLTSNVTVLIPAALGGVLTKDIAKEVKARCIIEAANNPTVPEADEIFDKNGVIVVPDILANAGGVTVSYFEWVQNRQHFSWEKSRVRSELDRIMNDSFKLVWKIATDKKVSLRVAAYILGIGRVGRATVLGGI; via the coding sequence ATGAGTTCTTACGAAACAGCATGTCGTTATTTTGATCAGGCTTCGCGCCAGGTGGGGTTATCGAAGAATATGCAGGATCTGCTGCGCACCCCTGAGCGAGAAGTCAAAGTGGAAGTTGCCATCGAACGGGATAATGGCGAAATCGCGACCTACATCGGCTATCGCGTGCAACATGACAGTTCGCGTGGTCCCATGAAAGGAGGACTGCGTTTTCATCCGGAAGTCAACGGCGATGAAGTGTTGGCGCTGGCCTCCTTGATGACCTGGAAGACGGCTCTGGTGAATATCCCTTATGGCGGTGCCAAAGGGGGGATTTCGGTAGATACCAGTAAACTGTCCCAAGGCGAACTGGAACGGGTTACCCGTAAATTTATCGATAAGATCTATGATGTGATTGGGCCTCTCAAAGACATTCCGGCACCGGATATGGGGACGAACGCGCAGGTCATGGCGTGGATCATGAATCAGTATGAAAAATACCGGGGATTTAATCCGGCCTGTGTCACAGGAAAACCACTGGAACTGCATGGCGCCGATGGTCGTGAAGAGGCCACCGGTCGTGGGGTGGCGATGGTGACACGGGATACACTGGATCATATGAAAATTGATATGACAGGAGTTACTGTCGCGATTCAGGGGTTCGGTAATGTCGGCAGCTACACTGCTCATTTTCTGGATGAGTTTGGTGCCAAGATTGTCGCAGTCTCTGACGCCAGCGGCGGAATTTACAGTGCTGACGGGATTAATATCCCCAAGCTGATCGAATACACTAAGGACACAGGGGCCGTCAAAGGATTTCCGGAAACAGAAGCCCTGTCGAATGAGGAACTGCTCACTTCCAATGTGACGGTGCTGATTCCTGCTGCTTTAGGTGGAGTATTGACCAAAGATATCGCCAAGGAAGTCAAGGCGCGATGCATCATTGAAGCAGCCAATAATCCGACTGTCCCGGAAGCAGACGAAATATTTGATAAAAACGGGGTTATCGTGGTGCCTGATATTCTGGCCAATGCCGGGGGCGTGACGGTGAGTTATTTCGAATGGGTTCAGAACCGACAGCATTTCAGCTGGGAAAAATCCCGCGTACGCTCTGAATTAGATCGTATTATGAATGACAGTTTTAAATTGGTTTGGAAAATCGCTACTGATAAAAAAGTGTCTCTACGCGTCGCTGCCTACATATTAGGAATCGGACGGGTAGGGCGTGCCACCGTCCTGGGAGGCATCTGA